The genomic region TACTCATTTTCTCTGCATTTACAACGTTTGGTCAGACTTATGTAGATGATAGTCAAGTAATCAATACAGCAAATTTACAAACTGTAAATGCACAGCTCAATTTAGCTTCTGACCAAAATTCATCTGCAACTACGACAACTCAATTTGTTAACCAAAATAGTGTGTTTATTGAACAAGTAGGTACAAGTAATAACGCTACCGTAAGCGTTTCATCAGATGATAGTCAGATTAATGTTTATCAAAATGGAACTCTTAATAGCACTGTTTTAAATCACACTGCAGATCGCATTAGGCAAAATATTGTACAAATAGGAAATGCTAATGTAGTATACGACTATAGTACTATTAGTGCTGCAAACCATTCATTAGACATTATTCAGAATGGAAATTTTAATACATCCATTACAGCAGGTTCCAATGCTATATCTGAAAATATGAGAATTAATCAGACAGGAAATGGTAGGTCTGTGTTTGTAATTAACTTTTAAGATATAATGAAGGTTCTCTTAAACATAATATTTTTCTTAACCTGTTGTTTTTTGCACGCTCAAGCGCAAGAGCAAAAATCATATTATAATCAAGAGATAAGTGGAGAGTTATTCTTAGAACAGAAAGGAGATTATGTTTCCATTCAAGGAGTGGCTTCAAATCTTACAGATGTTTCTGCCAGTATACGATATGAACTTACCGTGTTTAAAAAGGACAGTCTAAACAATACCTCTAAAAACAAGCAAGAAGGGCGCGGTGTTTTAAACGCAAAGACTAAAGCGATTCTATCCACTACAACCGTTAATATTAACAACCCATCAAAAATTACCATCATGTTGCTTATATATGATCTAAATAATAAGCTAGTAGGTAAAGCGGTACAAGTGTTAAAGGAGAATTCTCTTCAACTTGAAAAAAAAGAAATAGTTTCTAATGATGGCGTTGAAATAAGAGGAATTGTTATTGAAAAAACAAGGACTAAACCTGCTAGAGACTTCTATGATTATTTCTATGGAGAATATCACAAATACAAAATTAATGGTAATCGCATTGTTACCGTAGAGGAGGAATTTGGTCAAGGGAGAAATTCATTGATTAAAGTTACCGTAGGTAGAGAAGTTGTTTATCAATTTTTTGTAACACCTAAAAAGAAGTACATGAAACAGATGGCAGATAATGCCATACGCTCTGTTTTTCAAAAGTTTTTACAACTTAATAAAGAAGAAACTAATTAAATAAATATATCATGCTCACAAAATCTACAACATTGCTCTCGTTGTTATTTTTAGTTCTTGCTTACACGGCTTGCAACGCACAACAATTTACTTATAAACCTATTAATCCAGCTTTTGGAGGAGATACGTTTAACTATCAATGGTTGATACAAAGTGCTGAAGCACAAAACAAATTTACAGATCCAGCAGAATCTGCAATAGATGATACGTCGGAACTAGATGCCTTTACAGAAGGCTTAAATCGACAACTGCTTAGTGGATTTTCACGTCAAATTTTAAATCTACAATTAGGAGACGAAGAATTAAGACCAGGTGTTTTCACTATAGGTTCTTATGAAGTTGAAGTTTTAGAATCTTTGGAAGGTCTAGTGGTCAATCTTTTAGATACTAATACAGGAGATCAAACCCAAATTATTATACCTAATAATTAGGTTTAAAGAACTCTACTATGAAATCTTATAAAAACATCATGATTCTCATGATGCTTACCATGCTATTAACGGCTTGTGGAGCATATATGAATCAGCCTATGGGAACTCAACCAGCCCGTATAGGTGAAGCGACAGAAGTCTCTAAGAGATTAATCGCTCTACCAGAGCCTAGTGCACCAGCAGTTGTCGGTGTCTATGAATTTGAAGATCAAACTGGTCAATTCAAACAATCAGAAAATGGAAGCACCTTCAGTAACGCTGTTACCCAAGGTGGAACAACCATATTAGTAAAAGCGCTAGAGGACTCAAAATGGTTTACACCTATTGAAAGAGAGAATCTAGGGAACTTACTTCAAGAACGTAATATTATACTCAATACCAGAAAAGATTATGCAGCGCGCAGTAATACACAAGTTAAAGAATTAGATCCATTACTATATGCAGGCGTGCTTATAGAAGGAGGAATTGTTTCTTATGACACTAACGTGTTAACGGGTGGTGCCGGTGCGAGATATTTTGGCGCTGGTGGTTCTACAAAGTATAGACAAGATCGTGTGACCGTTTATTTAAGAGCCGTTTCTACAAAAACGGGTAAAATTATGAAAACCGTTTATGTGTCAAAAACAATCTATTCTCAAGCAGTAGATGCAAGTCTATTTAGATACGTTAGTTTTAAAAGATTATTAGAAGCTGAAACTGGATTTACTAGAAATGAACCTGGACAGCTAGCCGTTAAAGAGGCTATTGAAAAAGCAGTCGAGGCTCTTATAATTGAAGGTATTGATGCACAATTATGGTATCCTAAAGGAGGAAAACCCGTAGCTGATCAAATGATAGCAGCTTATAAAGAAGAAAAATCTGTTGCAGAAAATACTGATGTGTATCAACGCAATATGCTTGATAGACGCAGCAAGTGGCGAGTTGACGCCGGTGCAGGTGGTACATTAATTAATGGTGATTACCCTAATTCTTATTATGAATATGCTGCCACACTAGGTGTACAGTACAATTTTTCACCTTATGTAGGTATTCATGCGTCAGTGCATAAATTCAGATTGAAAAACACAGATCTATTTAATCGAGAATTTGCTGCGTCAGAACTTAATGTGCATTTAACCATGCTACCTTATGATAAATTCACTCCTTATATATATGGAGGTGCAGGTTTAAATCATGCTAACTTTTTTGAACAAAACGATGTAAAGGCGCAAGCAGGATTAGGTCTTGAATATACAATTTCACCATCCTTAGGTATAAAATTATATGCAGACTATAATGCTGTGTTATCAGATGATTTAGACTATGTCGTGGCAGGACAGCGAGATGATCATTACCTCAAATTTGGCCTTGGTGTGAATATCTATTTAGGTGGTAATGAAGCAAAGGATAATGATGAAAAACGTAAAATGAGAAAATACCGTCGTACACAACGACGTATAGAAAAAATGAAACTAAGAGTTCAGGCAGAGCAAGAAGTTGCTGGAGACACGCTTTCGCGAAAGCGTAATAACTCAAACTTCCCTAACCCATAATTAAAAGATAGAAAAAATGAAATTACTGCAATATATAGCTGGAATTACCATCCTACTTTTAGTGTCGGGATGTAGCGAGGATAAATTACAAATTAACGGTAAAGGAACTTTAAAAGGTCGGGTAGTAGCTGCCGAGACATTTTTACCACAAGAAAATGTGAAAATATCAACTAATCCCAATACAAACACTGTTTTTACTGATGCTGATGGATTATTTGAATTTGAACTAGATAATGGTCAGTATTCTGTGCAGGCAGAGAAAGATGGCTTTTTAACAGACTTTGAGAGTGCTACAGTTGAGGTGGATGAAACAGTTGAAATTGTTTTTGAGTTACAAGTTGAGACTGCAAATAATAGAGCGCCAGATACTCCTGTACTAGTATCACCAGCAGATAACGAGGTCGACGTATCGTCTAATGTAACACTAGAATGGCTAGCAACTGATCCTGAAGATGATGAATTAACCTTTACAGTAGAACTGAGAAACACTTCAGATAATACAGTCGAAATATTTGAGGATATCACAGAGCCTATGCTGGACGTTACTCTGGATTTTGGTACTACATATTTATGGCAAGTAAGAGCAGACGATGGCATTAACCAGACCATTAATAGTGCTTTATTTTCTTTTAGTACTTCAGATTTCCCGACCAATAGATTTCTATATGTACGTAAGGTGAACGGTAATAATGTTATTTACAGTAGTGATGAGAATGGAACAGAAGTAGCGCTTACCACTACAACTACTAATAGCTGGCGACCTAGAGTGAATCGACAAGCTAATAAAATTGCTTTTTTAAGAAGTGTAGGTGCACAGGTGCATGTGTTTACTATGAATTTAGATGGGTCACAGGTGCAGCAAGTAACATCTACTGTTGCCGTTGCAGGTTTTAACCTAGATGAGGTCGATATATCATGGGCGACTAATGGATCATTAATTTATTATCCATCGTTAGATAAATTATATGCCATACAACCTAGTGGTGCTGGTCTAACTCAATTTTATCAAACTACTAATGGTAATATCATTACCGATGTAGATGTTAATGAGCCTAGAATAGCGGTGAAAACTAATGATTTTGCAGGTTACAACGTTGAAATTTTGATACTAGATATGCAGGCTGCTGTAGTGCAAACCGTTTTAAGTGGTATGCCTGGTGCTGCTGGTAGTATAGATTTAAGTGCAGACAACTCTACCATATTATATTCTAGAGATGTTACTGGTTTTGAAAACATTGCTTATAGACAGCTAGACTCTAGGCTCTTTGTTTACAATTTAAATACGTTACAAGAAATAGAGGTTTCATATAATAAACCTGCAGGGACAAATGATCTTGATGCTCGATTCTCTCCTACAGAAGGCTTAGTGATATGTAAAAACCAAGATAATGATGGAAACTCTGCTCCTATAATACAAACTCTAGAATTAACTATAGCAGACACTAGAGAAGATTTATTTACGAATGCTATAATGCCAGATTGGGAATAGGCGCTCTTTATCCTTATGTAGTAAATGCGTTATCTACATAGTGGACTTGAGTCCCTGAGCAAGATT from Nonlabens arenilitoris harbors:
- a CDS encoding CsgE family curli-type amyloid fiber assembly protein: MHAQAQEQKSYYNQEISGELFLEQKGDYVSIQGVASNLTDVSASIRYELTVFKKDSLNNTSKNKQEGRGVLNAKTKAILSTTTVNINNPSKITIMLLIYDLNNKLVGKAVQVLKENSLQLEKKEIVSNDGVEIRGIVIEKTRTKPARDFYDYFYGEYHKYKINGNRIVTVEEEFGQGRNSLIKVTVGREVVYQFFVTPKKKYMKQMADNAIRSVFQKFLQLNKEETN
- a CDS encoding carboxypeptidase-like regulatory domain-containing protein, translated to MKLLQYIAGITILLLVSGCSEDKLQINGKGTLKGRVVAAETFLPQENVKISTNPNTNTVFTDADGLFEFELDNGQYSVQAEKDGFLTDFESATVEVDETVEIVFELQVETANNRAPDTPVLVSPADNEVDVSSNVTLEWLATDPEDDELTFTVELRNTSDNTVEIFEDITEPMLDVTLDFGTTYLWQVRADDGINQTINSALFSFSTSDFPTNRFLYVRKVNGNNVIYSSDENGTEVALTTTTTNSWRPRVNRQANKIAFLRSVGAQVHVFTMNLDGSQVQQVTSTVAVAGFNLDEVDISWATNGSLIYYPSLDKLYAIQPSGAGLTQFYQTTNGNIITDVDVNEPRIAVKTNDFAGYNVEILILDMQAAVVQTVLSGMPGAAGSIDLSADNSTILYSRDVTGFENIAYRQLDSRLFVYNLNTLQEIEVSYNKPAGTNDLDARFSPTEGLVICKNQDNDGNSAPIIQTLELTIADTREDLFTNAIMPDWE
- a CDS encoding CsgG/HfaB family protein, with the translated sequence MKSYKNIMILMMLTMLLTACGAYMNQPMGTQPARIGEATEVSKRLIALPEPSAPAVVGVYEFEDQTGQFKQSENGSTFSNAVTQGGTTILVKALEDSKWFTPIERENLGNLLQERNIILNTRKDYAARSNTQVKELDPLLYAGVLIEGGIVSYDTNVLTGGAGARYFGAGGSTKYRQDRVTVYLRAVSTKTGKIMKTVYVSKTIYSQAVDASLFRYVSFKRLLEAETGFTRNEPGQLAVKEAIEKAVEALIIEGIDAQLWYPKGGKPVADQMIAAYKEEKSVAENTDVYQRNMLDRRSKWRVDAGAGGTLINGDYPNSYYEYAATLGVQYNFSPYVGIHASVHKFRLKNTDLFNREFAASELNVHLTMLPYDKFTPYIYGGAGLNHANFFEQNDVKAQAGLGLEYTISPSLGIKLYADYNAVLSDDLDYVVAGQRDDHYLKFGLGVNIYLGGNEAKDNDEKRKMRKYRRTQRRIEKMKLRVQAEQEVAGDTLSRKRNNSNFPNP
- a CDS encoding curli production assembly/transport component CsgF, whose protein sequence is MLTKSTTLLSLLFLVLAYTACNAQQFTYKPINPAFGGDTFNYQWLIQSAEAQNKFTDPAESAIDDTSELDAFTEGLNRQLLSGFSRQILNLQLGDEELRPGVFTIGSYEVEVLESLEGLVVNLLDTNTGDQTQIIIPNN